The region GTGGTGAAGCTTATATTCCGCGAAGGCAGAATCCGGGTGAATTCAAAAGGGGGATTCGATTTCATGGACGCGTCAACGAATACGACCACATCCGCACCGGCTATATCGTACGCGTCCTCAATATTGAGCTGGTAGTTCGCCTCGCAGCGGACAACATCCGGCTTTTCGCACTCCACGCGGCGTACCAGTTCTATGCCAAGACCGTCGTCGCTGCGCCCGGGATTTCCGATCCCCCATACGAACACCCTGAGCCGATCTCCAACGGTCATTTTCTCAAGACGTCGAGGGTCACGCCCTGTTCGTCGACGAGCTTCACCTCCAGCGGCATCCTCCCCAGCGCATGGGTCGCACAGCTAAGACACGGGTCATAGCACCGGATGGCCACTTCGACGGCGTTGAGCATGCCCTCGGTTATCTCTTTCTGTCCGTTGAGTTTTTCCTTCGCGACGTAATTGACGGCCCTGTTCATGGGCTCGTTGTTGTTCGTCGTCGAAACGATGAGGTTCGCCATGGCGATCTGATCGTTTTCGTCGACCCTGTAGTGATGGAACAGGGTTCCCCGCGGCGCTTCGATGAGGCCCACGCCCTCGCTCTTTCTGGCTCCCTTCACGACGAGGTCGTTTTTTAGCAGATCCTTATCGTTAAGAAGTTCCTGAATAACCTCGCCCGCGTGCAAAAGCTCGATCAAGCGCGCCCAGTGCATATGCATGGACATGTGATTCGGCTTGCCCTTGGTGTAGGCCTTGTATATCTCGAACTCTTTCTGTGCGAGCGGAGAAGGAATGAAGTCGCAGGTGTTCAGTCGGCCAAGCGGGCCGACGGTGTACCACCCGTCCGATTTCCCGATCGACCTGAGGTACGGGAACTTCATATAGCTCCACGAGCGCACCTCTTCCCCGATGTACTTGAGGTAATCCTGGTAGTCGACATCATCGAGGATCTTTTTCCCGTCTTTGTCGACCGCCCGCAGCACTCCGTGGTAAAAGTCGAGCGCTCCGTCCCTGCGGACGAGGCTCAGGTGGCTCGACGGGAATACCGCGAAATTGTCGATGAACGCCGCGTTCTTTTTATGGTATCCTATAAAGAAATCGATTGCTCCCTGTGCCCACTCGATCATTTTCCTGATATTGAGCGGATCAGCCCCTTTAATAAATTCATCTCTCTCTTCAGGGCTGAGGCACTTGTTGATGCCGCCCGGTATCGCCCCGGTACCGTGAATTTTCTTGCCGGCGGTCGCGCGGATGATCTCCTGCCCGAACTTGCGCATCATGACGCCCTGCACCGCGAGGTCCTTGTGGTGGATGGCGACCCCGATTACGTTGCGGATCGCCGGATCCGCGTCAATCCCGAAGAGCAGATCGGGCGATACAAGATGGAAGAAGTGTAGCGCGTGCGACTGAAACATCTGCCCATAGTGCATGAGCCTGCGCATCTTCTCCGCTGTCGGGGTAAGCCCGTCTCCAGTACCGGCCCCTACGATGACGTCCATCGCCTTCGCCGCGGCGAGGTGATGGCTGACCGGGCAGATACCGCACAGGCGCTGTACCAGCACGGGCGCCTCCCAGTACGGCCGTCCCTGTACAAAACGTTCAAAACCCCTGAATTCCACTATATGGAACCGGGTGTCCGTCACCCGGCCCTGCGGGTCGAGCTGAATGGTCACCTTGCCGTGCCCCTCGACGCGTGTTACCGGTTCTATCGTGATTTTTCTTCCCATTGTCTCTCTCCGTATCAGTCAAACTTCACGACTTCATAAGGCAGGTCTAAGGGCTTGCCCTCCAGAAGCGCCACGAGCGCGTTCCAGATGAGGTCCGCCATCGGCGGGCACCCCGGCAGGTAGTAGTCGATCTTCACGATCTCGTGCAGGGGATACACCCGGTCCAGGATCATCGGAAGCTCGTCGTCGTTGGGTATGATCCCGTCGTCCACGGTGGGACAGTTCAAATATGCCTCCTCCAGGCATTCCTTTACCGGGATGCCGTTGCGCATGGCCGGCAACCCTCCCATGATCGCACATTCCCCGAGTGCAATCAGTATTTTACAGTGTTTGCGGAAAAGCCGCAGGTTCTCGACGTTCTCGCTGTTGCAGCATCCTCCCTCGATGATGCCGATATCGCACTGTTTCGTGAAGGTCTTTATATCGTCGATAGGCGACTTGTTGAACTCCACGAGGTCTATGAGGGTAAGTATACGCTCGTCGATGTCGAGCACCGACATGTGGCATCCAAAACATCCGGCAAGCGACGCCGTCGCGACAACCGGCTTGCTCATATCGTTTCCTCCATTATTGTCTCGAATTGTCTAGGCGCGTTCGAGCTCGCCGCCGATCGGCGTGCCGTCGTATTTACGCTTTCCGATGGGCACCGCGTACCCCACCCCCTTCCTGATCAGAGATCCCACCGGACACAGTTCCATGGCTCGCTTCGCCTGTTCTTCGCCAAGCGATGCCGCGAGCTCGGGATCGTGGCCGATGCGCACCCTGCCGCCGCGATCGACAAGGCCGAAGACCTTTCTTCCATCGGCGGCGGTAATGCCCCTGACGCACCGCAGACACTGGATACAGCGGTTGCCGTCCTTGTATAGCTTCGGAATCGACGCGTCAACACTCCGCCTGGGCCATAGATACGGGAAGCGCGGGGCGAGCATGAGATACCGATAGGCGAGCGCCTGCAATTCGCAGTTGCCGCTCTTTTCGCACACCGGGCACATGTGATTGCCCTCGACGAACAGCATTTCGATGATTGATTTGCGCATGTCGTTGATCTCGGGAGTATTGTTTTCCACCATCATCCCGCTGGCGACCGGAGTGGTACAGGCCGCCATGTTCCTCCCGGCGACACTCACCGTGCATATTCTACAGGCGCCCGCGGGTTTGAGCCCGTCGTAATTGCAGAGCGTCGGAATATATACACCGCTGGAACTCGCGGCCTCGACGATGGTCTGCCCGGCCCTGGCCGTGCATTCTTTTCCGTCTATGGTGAATTTAATCTCGCTCATCTCAGTGCTCCTCGTGGACGTTTGGTATTCTTCCGGCCGCTTCACAGGAGGCCTTCACGGCCCGGGAGAGATCGAACTCGGTCGCATAGTCTACGTCCTTACGGACTTTCGCCTCGTATATCTCCCTGAAATTCTTGAGCGTCGTTTGGATGGGATTGGGTGATGTCTGGCCCAGGCCGCACCTGCTCATGGACTTGACCGTCAGACACCACGACTCGAGCTCTTTTATATCGGCCATCGTGCCGTGGCCGTCCATTACCTTTTCCAGCTTGTTGAGCAGCAGGACGTTGCCCGCCCGACAGGGCACGCACCATCCGCACGACTCCTCGACGAAGAATTCCATGAAGTTCTTCACGATTTGAAGCAGGTCCCTGTCGGGGCCGATAACGATCACCGACCCGCCGGTGGAGAGATCCTCGTACCCGATCCTGTGCCCAAAATCCTTCTTGCCCACGCAGGCCCCGGATGGACCGCCGATCTGAACCGCCTTCGCCGTCCTGCCCTCCACCATCTCGAGCAGCGTCTGGACGGTCGTTCCGAACTCGATCTCGTATATCCCGGGCTTTTTACAGTCGCCGGAAACGCTCAGCAGCTTGGTGCCGGCGGACTGGTTGGTGCCGAACTTGCGGAACCATTCCCCGCCCTCGATGATGATGCGCGCGGCCGCGCAGTAGGTCTCCACGTTGTTCACCGTGGTGGGTTGATTGAGATACCCGGCCTCGACGGGAAATGGCGGCCTGTTTCGGGGCTCGCCTCGCCTGCCTTCCGCGGACTCAATAAGCGCGGATTCCTCGCCGCATATATAGGCCCCGGCACCTATTTTTATCGTAATGTCGAAATTGAAGCCGCTTTTCCCGCCGGCGTTCTTTCCCAGAACATTCTTCTCCCTGAGTTTCCCGAGCACGTCCTGGAGGTACTCTCTAAGGTAGAGATACTCAGCGCGAAGATAGAGAATTCCTTCTTCCGCCCCGACGGCATATCCTCCGACGGCCATGCCTTCGAACAGCAGGTGCGGCAGCTCGGTAAGAATCACCCTGTCCTTGAAGGTCCCGGGCTCTCCCTCATCGGCATTGCATACCACGTAGCGTTTGCCGGCCTTCGCCTTGCCGCAAAACTCCCACTTCATCCCTGTCGGGAAACCGGCGCCGCCGCGTCCCCGGATATTGGATATCTTCATCTGTTCGATTACGTCCACCGGCTTCATCGCAACCGCTTTTTTGATCGAATCGCCGGAGGTAAAATCCCCGAACAGCACGGGACCCTTTCTCCGGATATTGTTGCGGACCATTGACCTGATGAGATCCGACTGGTTCGCACCGTCGCCGAACTCTTCAACCAGTTCCGCGACCTTTTTGCCTGCCTTCATCCCGGCGACGAGCGATTTCGCCCTGTCCGGCGTCAACCGGGTAAACACGATACCGTTGATCAGCGCCGCAGGTTCCTGGTCGTTCATTCCGATACAGGAGGTATCGAAAAGGCCTATCGACCCATCGGCGGTCGTGCCGCCAAAGGCCGTCCCGGCCGCCTCCGCGAATGCCTTCGCTACCGCTGCGCGGCCATTCATAACGGCCGTCACACCGTTGTTGAGATAAACTGAATACTTGCCGACTGGAGTCTTTGAAAAGAAATGGTAAAACGTCACCACCCCGTCCACATCGACCCGCGAAAGATTCATCATGCCGGCGATTTCGGACACGGACTCGTCGGAGACGCATCTCAGCTCTTCCTGGACATCCCTGATGATGTCGAGCATTCGGCCCCTGTCGCCGCCATATTTATCGACGATGCTTTTGATCTTTGATGAGACATTGTTTCCCATGACACCTCTTCATCATAGTTTTCAATATTCAGGGTTGCCGCATAAACGGACATCCAGCTTTTAAAAATATACAGGAATTCCGCGTCCGTTAAAAACAGGCACCCCAGTATACACCTATATTAGGGAGGTCGCAGGAGAAACCATCACCGAAATTTTGTCAATATCATTCTTTTTTATTTTTAACTGGACTGACCGGAGCGCACCCCTGAAACTGGAGTGATAAAACTTTGTTTTCGGGGGAAACAGACGCATGATACGGAGACGACATTACACGGAAGAATTCAAGCGAAAAATATCGTTAGAGATGATTCCTGGAACAACAGATACAGGCGGTGCGCGATTCCGGTATAAAGGGGTTTCCGCTTGGGAATGCAAGGCAGGAGTATTGCGAACCTCTTAGGGCTGTCACCGGTTACTTCGCCGAAAAAACCGCCGAAAGGTGATTTCGGATTCATCGACCGGGAAGGGTTTTTAACTATCCACGTGCGTTCATCCGATAACTATAAAGCAAATATTTCATCTCACAGGTCGGCATAATCACAGGCCATGATAAACACGATGAATTATCTCGGTTCACGACGAATTCCCTTCCTGTTTATCGTCGATTATGAATGCGCCGACCCGGTGGTAATTCCCCTGGCGGAAATTGATGAGAGCGGCATTATTTTCGATATCAACGGTTTCTCCAATTCACCGGAGATATACCTGCCGAACAGACGCATCACTCTCGTCAGGCACCCCGTACATGAGAGCGAATACAGAAAAGCCTTCGATCGTGTCATCGATCATGAAAAAAACGGAGACACATATCTTCTCAATCTGACGTTCCCTACCAGAATTGAAATCAATATCTCCCTCCGGGAGATATTCCATCGGTCGGTAGCGAAATACCGGCTTCTGTTCCGAGATCGTTTCGTCGTTTTCTCTCCGGAGACCTTCGTGCGAATTGAGGGAACATTTATATCCACCCATCCCATGAAGGGGACGATCGACGCGTCGATACCGGACGCAGAGTCCGTCATCATGAGCGATGAAAAGGAGACCGCCGAACACCTCACCATAGTGGACATGCTTCGAAACGATCTTTCAGCGGTTTCCAGAAACGTCACGGTTCGTCGTTTCCGTTATATCGACAGGATAATGGCCGGCGACTCCGAGCTGCTCCAGGTGAGCTCTGAGATAACGGGCGAGCTCGAACCCGACTTCAACAGGCGCATAGGAAACATTATCCACTCCATGCTGCCCGCCGGTTCGGTGACCGGCGCTCCTAAAAAAATCACCGTCGACATCATTAAGTCTATTGAAAACGGCCCGCGCGGATTTTACACAGGGGTGTTCGGCATATTCGACGGATACCGGCTTGACAGCGGTGTCATGATACGCTTTATCGAAAATAGAGACGGGACATACTTTTTCAGAAGTGGCGGGGGCATAACCGTTTACAGTAACCCCGAAAGCGAATACGCTGAACTTATACGGAAGGTCTATGTGCCGGTTGTTTGAAACGATCCGGATTGAACACGGGATTATAAAAAACATTGTCTTCCACAATGCCCGAATGAACGCGTCGCGGCTCGCCCTTTTCGGGACGCACAATCCCATCGATCTCGAATCGGTCGTCACGCCCCGCATTCCGCCAAAAGCCGGAATATTCAAATGTCGCGTTGTTTACTCGGAAAGAATCGAGTCCGTGGAAATCATTCCGTATGTCAGAAAAGCCGTGTCGAGCCTGAAAATCGTGCACGCCGATGATCTCGATTATTCTCACAAATACAGCGACAGGAATCCCCTGAATCTCCTCTTTGAAAGGCGCGGCGATTGCGACGATATTTTAATCATCAAAAACGGGTTCGTTACTGACACATCGTTCAGCAACGTTGCGTTCCTCGATCGTGGGCGATGGGTCACCCCCTGTTCGTACATTCTGGCCGGGACCAGACGTGCCGGACTGCTGGCCGCCGGCGGTTTATTTCGCGGACCTGTCCGTATCGGCGACATCCATCGTTTTTCGACGGTCTGCCTGATAAACGCCATGCTGGAGCCCGGAGAAGTATCAATAGACACCCGCGATATCATTGCCTGACAACCACCATAAAAAACCTTGACAGCCCTTCATAATGTGACCCATCCTCAAACCCACGCACGCTCACGGAAGCCGCCGCGTAAAGCTCCCGTCACGCTCGAGCGCGCCATTAATTGTTGAATCAACCACGGAGAAACGCCATGAGAAGCGATTTAATGAAAAAGGGAATCGAAAAGGCGCCGCACCGCTCTCTCTTTCGCGCGGCCGGGCTCACCGACGAGGAGCTCGCGCGCCCCATCATAGGCATAGCCAATTCGGCCAACGAGATCATACCCGGCCACATTCACCTCAATACGATCGTCACCGCCGTCAAAAAGGGCATCCTCGCCGCCGGCGGCACGCCGCTCGAGTTCTCGACCATCGGCGTGTGCGACGGCATCGCGATGAACCACAAGGGTATGAAATACTCGCTGGGTTCGCGCGAACTCATCGCCGATTCAATCGAAATAATGGCCATGGGCCATCCCTTCGACGGGCTGGTGCTGGTGCCCAACTGCGACAAGATCATCCCCGGAATGCTGATCGCGGCAGTGCGCCTCGATATCCCCTCCATCGTCATAAGCGGCGGCCCCATGTTCGCCGGCAGGTACAAGGGACGGAAGATCACGCTCTCCAACGTCTTCGAGGCGGTGGGAAAGGCCGCAAAGAAGTCAATAACCCTGGAGGAGCTCCATGATATCGAATGCGCCGCCTGTCCGGGCGCGGGCTCGTGCGCGGGGCTCTTTACCGCGAATTCCATGAATTGCCTTACCGAAGCGCTTGGACTCGCTCTTCCCTATAATGGCACCATCCCGGCCGTTATGGCCGATCGCCTGAGGCTCGCCAAGGAGAGCGGTAAGCTCATCCTCGAACTCGTCAAGAAGAACATCACCCCGCGCAAAATCGTTACACGCAAGGCTATAGAAAACGCGCTTGCGGTGGACATGGCGATCGGCGGCTCGTCGAACACGGCCCTGCACATCCCGGCCATCTCGCACTATGCCGGCATTCCCATCACCCTTAAAGACATAAATCCGGTGTCGGAGCGCACGCCGCATCTGTGCACAATCGCACCCACGGGGACGCATGTCATGGAAGACCTCCACGAGGCCGGCGGCATCCCCGCTGTGATGAGCGAGCTGTTGAAACACCGTCTTCTGCACGGAGACTGTCTCACGGTGTCTGGAAAAACTGTCGCGAAAAACCTTCGCGGCCGCGATATTCTCGACGAGTCGGTGATACGCCGCGTCAAGGCCCCGGTACACGCCGATGGCGGGCTCGCCGTGCTCACCGGCAACATCGCTCCCGACGGCTGCGTCGTCAAGCAGGGCGCGGTCGACCCGTCCATGCTCAGACACACCGGGCCCGCGAGGGTCTTCACCTCCGAGGAGGCGGCGATGAAGGGCATCATGGGCGGCATAATCAAAAAAGGTGACGTGGTGGTCATCATCTATGAGGGGCCCAGGGGCGGCCCCGGCATGCGCGAGATGCTCACGCCCACCTCGGTGATAGCGGGAATGGGCCTCGACAAGGACGTGGCGCTCGTCACCGACGGACGCTTCTCGGGCGCGACGCGCGGCTCGTCCATCGGGCACGTTTCGCCCGAGGCGGCTGCCGGTGGACCGATAGCGATCGTGCGGGACGGCGACATCGTGGAGATCGACATCCCGGCCAAGCGGCTCAACGTGAAGCTTTCCGACACGGAGATCCAAAAGCGCCTCGCCGCGTGGAAGGCGCCCGCGCCGAACATCACCACCGGTTACATGAGCCGGTACGCGAAACTGGTATCCTCGGCGGACAGGGGAGCGGTGTTTGAGAGTTGATTCCATGAAGGCGGGCATTGTCGGCGGCGGGGCGGTCGGTTCGCTCTTTGCAGCGTTCTTTCATTCCGCTGAAGTCGAGTTTACACTTTACGAAAAGGACCCGGTCCTTGCGCGCGCCATGGCCGGAGGCCTTACCGTAAACATGCCCGATGGTGAAATATCATTCCGCCCCGATATCGCATCAATCCCGGCAATCGTCGCCGGGTGCGACATCGTCTTCATCTTCGTGAAGAGCTACTCGACGGACGACGCGATGCGGGATATCACTCCCGTGCTTAAAGACTCAACACTGGTCGTTACCCTGCAGAACGGTATAGGCAACCGCGAGATTGTCGAACGCCATCTCCCGGCTGAACGCGTCGTCTGCGGATCGTTGACCATCGGCGCCACGCGCATCGACGCCACCACGGTGTCCTACGGCGGGACCGGCAGCGTCGTAATCGGCGGATCGGACCCCGGCGCCGTCGGGGCCGTCCAAGCGCTTCTTGAGCTCGCCGGCGTCCCCGTTGAAACGCAGGGCCGTCCCGATGAGGTAATCTGGCGCAAGGCCGTAATCAACGCGGCTATCAACCCCATCGGCGCGCTTCTGGAAATCCCCAACGGCGGGATACTCGAAAGCCCCGACGCGTTGGTTTTACAGGAGGCCGTGGTGGACGAATGCGCGGCCGTAGCCGCGTCCAGGGGGATCGCGATCGACGCGCGCGAGTTGAACGAAGCGACGCGCGACGTATGCCGGAAGACCGCGGCGAACCTGTGCTCGATGCTGCAGGACCTCCGCGCCGGAAGGCGCACCGAGATCGACAGCATCAACGGCGCCATGGCGCGCTTCGGCCGCGAGGCGGGGATCGCGGCGCCGTATAACGAAGCGCTCTTCCGGCTTGTCAGGGCGAGGGAGCGCCTGGGCCGCCCCTGACGCTGGTTTCGGTTCGGCCTGCTCGAGAGGAGGAAGGCTGAAGCCGGTCGCACCGGCAACGCATGCTTTGGTATCAAGTTCTACACGCTTTTACCCGTAATCTCGCGAAAGGCCAACAGCACCGATTCGTTCCCCACATCGCCGCCGGCACCGGGCGCCGCGACCGAATCCCCCACCAGGAACACTCCCTCAAGGCCCGGAACACGCACGCCGGGTCGTTTGTCCTCGGTCTGGTCCACGTTGACCTGCACGCCGTCGATCATGGCGAGCGCGCACTCGCGCTTCCAGAGCAGGTGTTTCTCGATTCCCGGCAGGCAGCGGCGCACCGCCGCCCACAGCTCCTTTTTTCGTTTTGCGATGACGGCCCTGTCGCGCATGTCCCCGAGCGAAGTCGGATAGAACATGGTGAGAAGCTGTTTTCCTTCCGGGGCTATCCCCGGTGAAAGATTGGACGTGATGCATCCGTACGCAGCGGGCTTTATGGTGTAAAAGAGGCCGGAGAGTTGCGAAACGACCGAATCCAGCGCCGCGTCCACGAACACGCCCGAGGTGGGAACGAGCTTTTTGCATAGCGCGGCGTATCCCGGAGCGAGCAGTTTTGCCGGGAATAGGGGAATCGCCTGCTGGACAGGCGCGTTGATGACGACACGATCGGCGCGATGGATCTTTCCGCCAACCTTCACGCCGACCGCTTTCCTCCCGGAGAACACCACTGCCTCCACCTTCGCTCCCGTGACAATCCCGCCGCTGCGCCCGATGGTTTCCAGAAGCGCGTCGTGAATCGGTTCCCAGCCGCCGATCGGGTATTCCGCCGAATGGCCGGTGGAAAGTACCTTGCGCAGGTTTCTGAACATCTCGCCCGCCGAGGTCTTCTCGACAAACGGACACACCATCACCGATGCGCTGACAAGCTCGAAGTAGGTGCGTATGCCGCCGCCTACCCCGTTCGCCTTCATCCATTCGCCGAGCGAGACGCCCATAAGTTCATCGTAGCGTCCGCGCTTGATTGCGACGAGAAGCCCCAGTATTTGCAGCTTCTCCCGGAAGGTGAAAAGATCGCTTTTGAATATGCCGCCGGGACTGGTCGGAAAGAGCTTCATCATCCCCCCGTCGTGAACGTATGAAGCGCCGAGCTTCCTGAAGCGTACAACGTGCCCTATCCGACGCAGTATCGCCGCCACGGCGCTTTTCGGGCCGAAGCGCGTGAGGTGAATGCCGTAATCGACGGAGAATCCGCCCTTTTTGAGCAGAAAGGCCCGTCCTCCCACGCGACGGCTTTTTTCGAAGACGACCACCTCGTCGCCATCGTGCGCAAGGAGCGCCCCCAGTAAAAGGCCGTTGATCCCCGCGCCCACGATGATCGTTTTAGCCATGACACCCTCCGAACGTGATTCTTATCACCGGAACCATATCATTGGCCGCGGGCCCTGTCAAATCTTTGCCGCGTTCGCGTGGGATAAAACATTTGACATTACGATCCAGGAGTAACCATATAACCCATTCACCCAAATAATCACCCCGCACCGTGACACGGCCGGGGGCACTACGACCACAGGAGAAGATCGAGCAATGAGCACGGACAAAAAATACTGCTCGTATACAGTCGACGAGCGCGGCGTTGCGCTGATGGTGGTGGACAACCCGCCCATGAATACGCTTTCACAGAGCGTGCTTACCGATATAAAAGACGCCGTTACCCGCGCTAACGCGGACCCGGCGGTCCGCGCGGTCGTCTTCACCGGCGAAGGCAGGGCCTTCATCGCCGGTGCCGACATTAACGAATTCGTCCCCAAAAATACGAAGAAGGACGGTGCCGGCCATCTCGAGAACGGCCAGGAAATGACCAGCCTCATCGAGAACTCCGACAAGCCCTACATAGCGGCCATCAACGGCTACTGCCTCGGGGGCGGGATGGAAACGGCGCTCGCCTGCCACATACGCCTGACCGACGAGACGGCGCAGATCGGCCTGCCCGAAATAAAGCTCGGCATCATCCCCGGCTATGGGGGCACACAGCGATCGGCCAGGCTGATCGGCCGTGGTCGCGCGCTCGAGCTCATCCTGTCGGGAAACTTCATCTCGGGCAGGCAGGCCGAGCTTTACGGCATCGTGAACCGGGCCGTGCCGCAGGGACAGGTTGTGGAGGAGGCGAAGAAACTGGCCGCGGCGATCGCCGCGAGGAGCCGCTGCGCGGTTAAAAACGCCATGCGCGCGGTAAGCGAAGGACCGGGGATGGAGTTTGCCGGGGCCATGACATTGGAGCGCGAGCTCTTCGGCGAACTCTGCGAAACGGCGGACAAGAAGGAAGGCATCGCCGCGTTCCTGGAAAAGCGCGAGGCGAAATTCACGGACCGCTGAAGCGTGCCGCATGAAACACAAAGGGGCCAAACGGCAATGCCGGACGGCCCCTCTTCACTTTCGACAGCGGGATGCTCTCAGGACTTGTATATCTCGGCGCCGAAGGTCTTGACCCAGTGCTTCTTTAATACTTCCTTGGCCTCGTTGATCTTGTCGACCTCGATGATTATGATGGCCTCCTCGCCCCGCAGGTTAATGAAAGGATAGAGGGTCTCCACGTTCACGCTGGACTCAATGAGCGACCGTAAAACGGCGTTCAGCCCCCCGGGATGGTCGGGAGTCGCCACGGCGATTACCTCGCGCGTGCTGACGTTGAGCCCGCTCGAGCGGAGCACGGTTTCGGCCTTTGCCGGATCGCTTACAATCATATGCACCTGCACCGGGTTCATGACGGAGGACGCCATGATGGCTTTTATATTGATCTGCTCTTTCTCGAGGATATCGCAGATCTCGTTGAGTTTTCCCGGCCTATTCGCGACCGAAACGCTCACCTGGGTAATGGGCATCGACGCTCACCTCGCGGAATTAGAGTGAACCGTTGCCGAAGGGAAAGCCGTTGTAACCCTCCTCGACGGCGCGGTTGGTGATCTCCACCAGTTTTTTCCTCTCGCCCAGCATATACTCGACGCTTTTATAAATAGAATCCACTTTCAGGGCGTTTGTCAACTTTATAAAGGCGCCCAGCATCACCATGTTGGCCGAGCGATCGCTGCCGATTTTCCTTGCAATCTCGTTTGCGGGCACGGGAAACATGGTTACATCGCCGCGTCCGGTCAGCTCGCCCGCGAGATCCGAGTTGTAGAGCATCTGCCCGCCCGGCTCGAGCCTGGCGCTGAAGGCCGCCGCCGAGGGATGGTTGAGCGCCACGACGAAATCGGGAGCCGAGGCCACAGGCGAGGCGATCTCCGCGTCGGAGATGCTGACGGTGCAGTTCGCCGTCCCGCCGCGCATGGCGGCGCCGTAGGCGGGAAGGAAGGTTACATAAAAGTCTTCGAGCATCGCGGCGTTGCCGAGGATGTTGCCCATGGTGAGAACGCCCTGCCCGCCGCTGCCCGCGAATAATATTTTTACCAGCATCTCAGGCAGCCCCTCCCCTCTTGTCGGTAAGCACGCCGGGAACAAACTCCTTAACCATCACTTCGTTGATCCATTTGAACGAGTCCTCCGTACTCATCTTCCAGTTGGTGGGGCACGCTGAAAGCACTTCGATGATTGAATAGCCGAGACCGTCCACCTGCACCTGGAAGGCCGTCCGTATGGCCTTTTTCGTCCTTTGTATGCCGGCCGGGCCGTTTATCGCGGTGCGCTCGGCGTAGATTACACCGGGAAACTGCGCTATCATGTCTGTTATATGGAGAGGATATCCGTCGAACTTCGGGTCGCGGCCCCCCGGGGTCGTCGTGGTCTTCTGGCCAAGCAGCGTTGTGGGAGCCATCTGGCCGCCGGTCATGCCGTAGACGGCGTTGTTGATGAAGACGACCGTTATCTGCTCGCCGCGGTTGGCCGAGTGGATCGTCTCGGCGGTGCCTATCGCCGAGAGGTCGCCGTCGCCCTGGTAGGTAAACACGAAGAGCTCGGGCTTGACGCGCTTTATTCCGGTGGCGATGGCCGTGCCCCTGCCGTGCGCCGACTCGATCATATCGATGTCGAAGTACTTGTAAGCGAGCACCGCGCACCCGGCCGGGTTGACGCAGACTGCCCGCTTGCCCAGGTCCATCTCTTCTAAAAGCTCCGCAATGATGCGATGCACGACGCCGTGCCCGCAACCGGAACAGTAATGGGTAACCACGTCCCTTTTATAGTAAATCGGCCATTTGTTCAGCAGTTTCATTTTTCACTCTTCACTTGCCGCTG is a window of Spirochaetota bacterium DNA encoding:
- a CDS encoding 2-dehydropantoate 2-reductase, with translation MKAGIVGGGAVGSLFAAFFHSAEVEFTLYEKDPVLARAMAGGLTVNMPDGEISFRPDIASIPAIVAGCDIVFIFVKSYSTDDAMRDITPVLKDSTLVVTLQNGIGNREIVERHLPAERVVCGSLTIGATRIDATTVSYGGTGSVVIGGSDPGAVGAVQALLELAGVPVETQGRPDEVIWRKAVINAAINPIGALLEIPNGGILESPDALVLQEAVVDECAAVAASRGIAIDARELNEATRDVCRKTAANLCSMLQDLRAGRRTEIDSINGAMARFGREAGIAAPYNEALFRLVRARERLGRP
- a CDS encoding amino acid-binding protein — protein: MPITQVSVSVANRPGKLNEICDILEKEQINIKAIMASSVMNPVQVHMIVSDPAKAETVLRSSGLNVSTREVIAVATPDHPGGLNAVLRSLIESSVNVETLYPFINLRGEEAIIIIEVDKINEAKEVLKKHWVKTFGAEIYKS
- the ilvD gene encoding dihydroxy-acid dehydratase, which codes for MRSDLMKKGIEKAPHRSLFRAAGLTDEELARPIIGIANSANEIIPGHIHLNTIVTAVKKGILAAGGTPLEFSTIGVCDGIAMNHKGMKYSLGSRELIADSIEIMAMGHPFDGLVLVPNCDKIIPGMLIAAVRLDIPSIVISGGPMFAGRYKGRKITLSNVFEAVGKAAKKSITLEELHDIECAACPGAGSCAGLFTANSMNCLTEALGLALPYNGTIPAVMADRLRLAKESGKLILELVKKNITPRKIVTRKAIENALAVDMAIGGSSNTALHIPAISHYAGIPITLKDINPVSERTPHLCTIAPTGTHVMEDLHEAGGIPAVMSELLKHRLLHGDCLTVSGKTVAKNLRGRDILDESVIRRVKAPVHADGGLAVLTGNIAPDGCVVKQGAVDPSMLRHTGPARVFTSEEAAMKGIMGGIIKKGDVVVIIYEGPRGGPGMREMLTPTSVIAGMGLDKDVALVTDGRFSGATRGSSIGHVSPEAAAGGPIAIVRDGDIVEIDIPAKRLNVKLSDTEIQKRLAAWKAPAPNITTGYMSRYAKLVSSADRGAVFES
- a CDS encoding FAD-dependent oxidoreductase; the protein is MAKTIIVGAGINGLLLGALLAHDGDEVVVFEKSRRVGGRAFLLKKGGFSVDYGIHLTRFGPKSAVAAILRRIGHVVRFRKLGASYVHDGGMMKLFPTSPGGIFKSDLFTFREKLQILGLLVAIKRGRYDELMGVSLGEWMKANGVGGGIRTYFELVSASVMVCPFVEKTSAGEMFRNLRKVLSTGHSAEYPIGGWEPIHDALLETIGRSGGIVTGAKVEAVVFSGRKAVGVKVGGKIHRADRVVINAPVQQAIPLFPAKLLAPGYAALCKKLVPTSGVFVDAALDSVVSQLSGLFYTIKPAAYGCITSNLSPGIAPEGKQLLTMFYPTSLGDMRDRAVIAKRKKELWAAVRRCLPGIEKHLLWKRECALAMIDGVQVNVDQTEDKRPGVRVPGLEGVFLVGDSVAAPGAGGDVGNESVLLAFREITGKSV
- a CDS encoding enoyl-CoA hydratase-related protein, translated to MSTDKKYCSYTVDERGVALMVVDNPPMNTLSQSVLTDIKDAVTRANADPAVRAVVFTGEGRAFIAGADINEFVPKNTKKDGAGHLENGQEMTSLIENSDKPYIAAINGYCLGGGMETALACHIRLTDETAQIGLPEIKLGIIPGYGGTQRSARLIGRGRALELILSGNFISGRQAELYGIVNRAVPQGQVVEEAKKLAAAIAARSRCAVKNAMRAVSEGPGMEFAGAMTLERELFGELCETADKKEGIAAFLEKREAKFTDR
- a CDS encoding aminotransferase class IV, whose translation is MNASRLALFGTHNPIDLESVVTPRIPPKAGIFKCRVVYSERIESVEIIPYVRKAVSSLKIVHADDLDYSHKYSDRNPLNLLFERRGDCDDILIIKNGFVTDTSFSNVAFLDRGRWVTPCSYILAGTRRAGLLAAGGLFRGPVRIGDIHRFSTVCLINAMLEPGEVSIDTRDIIA